One Myxococcales bacterium genomic window, AAAGCCGTCGCGACGGCGTTGGACGATCACATCAAGCCCGCACAGGTCGATCGTCTCGGCGTTCGCTACATCGATCGCATCACCGGAGCGGCGGTCGACGATATCGCCCGGCTCGTCCGCGCCGAGGTCCGCGGGATCACGGGGACGATCGCGGCCACGCACGCTGCGCACGCGCTCTCGGAGTCGATGTTCGAGGTCGAGGATGCACGCGTCCTCGCACGCTGGGGCTTTCTCCCGGCCGGCGCAACCGTCGATCCCGCCGCCATCGAGCCGGCGACGGAGAAGAGCTGGCTTCTCGACCTCGACATGTTCAGCGCCAGCCCGATGCCGTTCGTAGTGGATGAGGTCGTCGAGCGGGCGCAGCACTACGCGGAACGCATCTACACGGTGTTCCGCTGGGCGGTGACCGACGAGTTTCTCGTGCGGTACGGAGGCAAGCCATGACGAGCCCCCAGATGCGCCCGCCGTTCGACTCGACATCGGCTGCCGGTGCGATGCTCATGCGCCAAGTGAGAGAGCCCGTCCTTGTGGGCTGCATGCTTGCCGGACTGGGCACGTCGACTGCGTACGCCGCGCCGCCGGACATGGTGTGGCGATCGCGACGCGCCGCTCCGCAGACGACGGCCGGCGCCATGGTGCCCGCGGCGCTGCCGGCTGGCGGGGCGATCGGCGAGCTGCGGCGGCTGAGCGGGCTCACGTGGGACCAGCTCGCGCGGATGTTCAGCGTGAGCCGTCGGTCGCTTCACTTCTGGGCGAGCGGCAAGCCGATGGCCCCGAGCAACGAGGAGCATCTTCAGCGAGTGCTCGCGGTCTTGCGAAAGATCGATCGTGGAGCAGCGAGCGCAAATCGCAGCGCGCTGCTTGGGGTTCGCGAGGACGGCAGCATTCCGTTCGACCTTCTCGTCGCCGGTAAGTACGAGAGCGCGCTTTCGCTCTTGGGGCCACTTTTGGGGCCAGGCGATGGACGACGCGGCACGCCGCCCAGGCTCTCCGAAGAGGCTCGAGCTGCACGCGCGCCGCGCCCACCCGAGGAGCTCGTCGGCGTGCTCCAGGACCGCATTCATCCAACCAGCGGCCGTCTCCTCGCGTCGAAGCCAATCGCGACCACGCGGAGGAAGTAAGTGGCGACGCTCGCCCCTGACTCCGACGAGGCGAAGCGGATCGATGCGTCACTAAACGAGTGGCGTCAAGGAGACCTCGCGCTCGAAGAGTCGTGGTTCGTCCACGTCGGGGACGGTGCGGCGCCACTCTCCGCGGCTGCCGCGGAAGCGGGGAGCGGCGTACAGGCGCTGACTTCCGAGGTCCTCGGGCTGGTGGTCGTCACGCAGACCTGTGACGTCGTTCGGAGCTGCGTGACTCGCCCGTACGTCGAGGTTGCCCCGCTCGTGCCCGTGAGCGAAGACGACCTGCATCAGGTGAAGCGAGGTCGAAGGCCAGCCCACGCGACGTTGCCAGCTCTCGACAAGGAGCTGCTCGTCGCCGACCTCGACCGCGTCATGACGGTCGAGAAGTCGATCGTGGCGTCGTGGAAGCGAACGCCGGGATTCACGCGGGATGCTGACGGACGCTCGTTCGCTCAGGCCCTCGCGCGCAAGCGCGTGAGGTTTGCGTTCCCCGACGACTTCACATCCCTCGTGAAGAAGCTCCAAGCGCGCCTCGGCGACAAGCACGACAAGAACACCGACGAGGGGCGGGGCCTCCGCGCGCTACGCGAGATCCGCGTTTGTGCATCGCCGTCGTGGGATGCCGGGTCGCCGGAGGTCTTCTTCTGGTTCATCCGTGACGACGCGGACGCGACGTTCGAAGGCAAGAGCTGGGCGGACCTCCTCAAGGTCTGGCTGATGCTCGTCCCCGCGACCGGCCGCTTCACAGGGGTCGACGGCCAGGTCGCCACACTCCACGAGATGACGGCCGAGGACTACGTCGACAGCGATCCGCTCGATCTTGATCACCTATCGACGAGCGACAGCGAATAGCGCTCGCGCCTCCGCATCGACGCTCCCATGCAAGCGTGGACCCTCGTCGCCTCCCTCCCCCGAGCCCTCCAGCCAAATTCCAACCTTTCCAACTTCCAACGTTGGAATTCCAGCGAACCGCGCCGTTGAAGCGCCGTCTCAGCCCCCTCCCCCGCCCTCCCCCACCCTAACCCCGCGAACCCTCGTCGCGCCGCCGCGCGTCAGCAGCGGCACGCCCGATGCGTAAGAGGTCTCCGTCGCGACGCTGAGCATGTTGCCCAGCGCGCGGCGTTCAACCCTCACGTTCATCGGAGAATTCTCGTGGCTACTTCAAACGTTCTCAACATCGACATGCCCGGTCCCCAAACCCTCAACGACATCCCGAAGCGCGCGTTCGTGTTCCTGCACGCGCTCGGGACGCAGCTCAACGTCCGCGCGATCATGAAGTCGCACGGGTACACGCAAGACGATCAGCTCGAAGGCTGGCGTCTCTTGACCAAGACGTCCGGTCCGAACGGCGGTCTCGGCGGCCTGCGCGTCGCCACGAGCGAGGCCATCGCCCAGCTCGATGCCTGGGACGAAATCGGCTTCCGCAAGGCCTACGCGACGCTGGCCCGACGCTTTCCGGAGCAAGCCAAGCTCGTCTTCGACGGTCTCGCGGCTTCGCAAGGCCCGACCTGCGTCGTCGGAATCGTGAAGTTCCTCGATCGCCTCGACATCCTCGAGAAGGGCGAGGGGCGCGCGGCCACTGCGGACACGGACAAGCAAGCGCTCGAGGTCCTCGCAAAACGTGGCATCGACAGCGCCGAGCGTGCGCGTCTCCGCGCGCTCGTCGACGCCGCGCAAGCGGAGCCCGAGCTTCCCCTCGGCGCCAAGACGCTCGCCGAGGTCAACGCAGCGCACACGAACGATCTCGCCGCGCTCTACGCTTGGTACACCGAGTGGGCGGAGATCGCCCGCGCCGTCGTCTCTCGACGCAACGAGCGCATCGCCCTCGGCATCGCAAAGCGACGCAAAGCCGATCGAGGCCAGAGCGCCGAGACGGAAGAGTCGGCGGGCTCTGCCTTGGCACAGAGCCCGGCACCGAACCCGACGCCGCATACGACGGTCCCCGTCCTCTCCGCGTCCTCAAACAAACCCGCTAACGGCGCCGTCGCGCCCACCAACCCGTTTGCGTGACTTCGTGCACGGGGCCCACGTCTTGGTACGCCGCCGGAACGTCTCATGAGCGAGCTCGCAGCTCGAGTAAACGACTCGTGAGACGTCCGGCGGCGGCTTCGTGCTGAAGGTCGCCGCCAACTCACCGAAGTAGGCCGCCTTTTCGGCTTCCAGTGGCAGCGCAGCGACGAAGGCTCTCTGGCGCGCGTCTCGTGAGACGAGCGCCCAAGCTTGGTACGCGCGTAACCCAGCGAAAGGTCGAACGACCAACCTTCGTCGGCGGCGTACCGAAGCTCCAATCCGGCGCGTGAAGCATCCGCCCTCGTGCACTCGAGCACGCGGCTGATCCCGGGCGCCTCCCACCACGCTTACCGCAGCGCCGCGGTGAGTCATCGCGGCTTCGCGCCCGCTTACCGAGCGTGCGCGGAGCCTTACCCAAGCTCCTCACCCACGATCCTCAACCGGAACTCCAGCCATGGGACCGCTCTACGAATGTTTGGACGGGCACATCGTGCTCACCGGGTACGCCCCGGACGGTGACTCGATCCGATTTTTGCCGAACGACTCGGCTCCGCTCGCCAACTTGCAGCGCTCGTCCTTAATACGGTGGAGCCCGGTGAGTGGCAGCGTGCAGTTGCGCCTCGAAGGGGTCGACGCCCCCGAGCTCCACTACGCAGCCGCCGGCCAGCCGCGCGGTGCAAGTGCACGCGATGCGCTCCTCGGGTGGCTCGGAGTCACGGATGTTCGGTGTGCGCCCGACGGCACCACGATCGACTCGGCGGCCCCGGCGATCGTTCCCGCGACCATTCTCACGGGCGCGGCGGACGCACACGGCCGGGTGATCGCGTATCTGCTCCGCGCTTGTCCAAGTGCCGGCGCGCGGCGCCATCGCGTGACGCCGGCGGTCCTCAAGCAGACCGCGAACCACGTGCTCCTTGCGGCAGGCCACGTGTACCCGCTCGCGTACACGTCACAGCCCCGTGAGCACCGGGACATGTTCCGGGCCACCGCCCGGAAGGCACGCGCCAAACGGCTTGGCGTGTGGAGCGACGATGCCACCGCGCGCGGCTTCGACTTGCGCGGCGCACGCTCCGTCGGCCCACGAGGAGCGCTCATCTTCCCGAAGCTGTTTAGGCGATGCATCGACTACTTCGCCGACCGCGTTCAAGGGTTCGACGGATCGTTCGTCGATTGGCTCTCTGGCCACGGCTCGGGTGGCGAGACGCGGCCCGATCGCGTCGTGCTCAGGCACGCCGCCAACGTGTTGCTCTCGTCGCTCGTGCAGCAACGCGAGAGGCACGTCGCCTTGACGACCGATCTGCTCGACCTCGTTTGGGTGGAGACGTGACATGGCTGCCGTAGCCACGCTTGCGATCGAAGACGCTATCGAAGACGGTGAGGATCCACGCTGGACCGTCATGGCGCGGCTCGCCGCTGCACGCTTCGGCGTGCGGAGCTTCCGACCCGGGCAGCGCGAGCTGATCGAAGCCGTGCTCACGGGGCACGATGCGCTGGGTGTTCTACCGACCGGCGGAGGCAAGTCGCTGACGTACCAGTTGCCTTCGTTGGTGCTGGGCAAGCCCACGGTGGTCGTGTCTCCGCTCATCGCGCTGATGAAAGATCAGTGCGATCACATGTGGCGCGCCCACGTCGACGCGGCCGAGCTCGACTCGACGCTCTCGGCCGACGAAGAGCGCCAAACGAACGCCGAGATCCGCGCCGGAGAGCATCCGCTCGTCTACGTCACGCCGGAGCGTCTCGCTTCGGACGCGTGCATCGAGATGCTGAAGGTGCGCGGCGTCGGTCTGATCGCCGTCGACGAGGCGCACTGCGTTTCCCAGTGGGGACACGACTTTCGCCCCGCGTACCTGGCCATCGCTCAGGCGGCGGAGAAGCTCGGGCGGCCTCCGATTCTCGCCCTCACGGCGACCGCGACAGCGGAGACCGCGAACGACATCGCCGAGGAATTGCAGCTTCGCAATCCGGTGATCGTTCGCAAGAGCGTCGTGCGGCCAAACCTGGCGTTCGAGGTGCGGCGCACCGTCAACGAGATGGCCAAGTGCGCGGCACTCGAGGAGCTCGTCGAAGAAGAGCCGGGCGCCGGCATCGTGTACGTCGCCACCGTGAAGATGGCCGACACGCTGTTCGCGTGGCTGAGCGCGGCGCGTGTGCCGGTCGCGCGCTATCACGCGCAGATGAGCGCCGATGCGCGCGAGGAGAGTCGCGCGCGGTTCATGAACGGGAACGTTCGCGTGATGGTGGCGACCAAGGCGTTTGGGATGGGGATCGACAAGCCGGACATCCGGTTTGTGGTGCACTACCAGTTCCCCGATTCGATCGAGAGCTACTACCAAGAGGCGGGACGCGCCGGGCGTGACGGGAAGCCCGCGCGATGCGTGCTCTTCTATCGGCTCGAAGACAAGCGCGTGCAGACGTACTTTCTCGCGGGGCGGTATCCGCGACGTGCGGACATCGAGAAGGTGTGCGCGGCGCTCGCGAGCGCGCCGGCGAGCGCGAGGGCGAGGGCGATGAGTCTGGACGAGCTCGTGGCTGCTACGGGCGTTGGTGAGCGGCGAGTGCAGACGATTGCTGCGGAGTGGGCGCGGTTGCGGGCGACGCGCGAGGGGGAGCGTGAGCGTGATGGCGACGGCGAGGGCGAGGGCGAGGGCGAACGGGAGCGCGACCGGGAGAACGTGGTCGACGCCCTCGCGTCATCGTTCGCCGCGCGCCGAGATCGAGATGCGCGGAAGCTCAACGCGATGATGCACTACGCGCAGGGAAGCGTGTGTCGCGCGCGCGCGCTGATCGCGTACTTCGGAGAGGACGGCGGCGCCGAATGCGGGCGCTGCGACGTGTGCCGGGACGGCGGTGCGCGAGGGTGAGAAGCGAACCGATGTGTCTCCGCTCCGGTTGCCGGACCGTTCGGCGATGAGCACGCGGCGAGGAGGTCGTCGAGCACCGCGGCCCCCGTTTGCTGCCGACTATTCACTTCGCGTCCCGGTGAGCACGTTGAGGATCGCCTCGATTCCCGGACGGTGATGCTCGCTGAACTTCGCGACCCAAGGCTCGATGGTGCCGATCGCGCGCGGGTCAGAAGCCTCGAGGCCAGCCTTGCCGTACAGAATCGTGACCTCGACGAGGTTGGGCACCGAACCGCCGTGCCCGTACGGCGCCGTGTTCGCAACCCCGCGGAGGGTCGGAGTTTTGAACGCTCCGATCGGATGGATTCGATTCTCGAGCGCCGCGAGTTTGGTGGAGCTCTGGGCATCGCTCCACTGGCTCGCCGAATTGAACTCGGCGGCAAGGAGGGCGGTAACGCCGTCCGGTCGCCCTCGATCAGCCTGCCCGTCTTTCCGACCTGTCGGAAAGCGGACGTTGTGGAATGCATCGTTGGTCAGCCGCGGACCGAAGTGACACTGGATGCAACCGCCCACGAAGAAGTCGAAGAGGCCCTGTTTTTCGACGGTGGTGAGCGCGCTCGTGTCCCCGCCGGCGTAGGCGTCGAGTCGATTCGGTTTTACGCGGAGCGTTCGTTCGAAGGCCGCGATCGACTTGCCGACGTTGACGAATACACGCGTTGCCGCCGTCTGATCCTCAGATGACATCGCGCTCCAGCTCGCGTCGCCCGGCTTTCCGCTCGCGGGGAATCGCGCGGCCACGTCGAAGGCCGGCATGGCGCCCCATATCGCTTCGTACTCGGTGCGGTACTTTGCGAACACCGTGTGACCGACTTGGAGTCGCGTGCTTGCAACTTCGTCCGCGGCTTCGAGTGGACCGAGCGCCTGCATCCACAACGAGTCAGCGCGGCCGTCCCAAAATTGCCAGCGCGAGTACGCTGCGAGCAAGACGGACGGCGCGTTCCGATCGACCGTGCCGGCCCCGACCGCGACGGGCTTGTCGCTCGCGAACGCCTTTCCCGGCTCATGGCAGGTCGCGCACGACACGGCCGCCGAGCCGAACCCCGTTTCGCTGAAAAGTTTTTCGCCGAGCGCGGCGGCGGCCGGGTCGTCCGCCTTGGAATTCGTCGCATCCGCAGGCGGCGCCGCCGGCACCTTCATGTCCTGAAGGAGCTCCCACTGATTTCGGTAGAAGTAGCCGTCGACCTTCGTCGATTCGACCTCGCGCACGACCGGTGCGTTGTCGACCGCGGCGAGCTCTTGCCGAATTCGAAGCTCTAGAAACTCCGGGTCGGGGTCGTTCAAGTAGTTGACGACTTCCATCCGCTTCGTGTCGACCAGGACGTAGAGCGGCAAGGGCGCGGCCGTCGGGTTCACTGCGAGCAGACGCGCTCGCGGATCCGCGGCGACGCGCGGACCGCTCCCGACGAGCGTTTGCCATTCATCGAGATCGCTCGCGCGTGGCGGGAGATTGTCGCGGTCGGAGGCGAGGACGTCGACCATGATTAATCGCGCTCCCACGTCGAGCGACGGAAGGGTCTTGCCGTGCTCGGCATGCCATAGGCACGAGCCGCACCACGGCGCGGTGACGCGCAAGACGAGGAGCCGCGAGGTCGGTGCACACGGTTCGAAGTACTCTTCGAGTCGCAGGCCTCCGACAGCCGTATCGAACGAGAGGTTCGGAAGAGTGCGACCGATCGCGAATCCGTACTCTTCTTGGGGATACGTCCCGTCGACGCTCGTGCCGTCAACACAAAGAGAACGCTTGGCGGTTGCCGGCCGAGCGGCATCGCCGCCATCGGCGCTGGGCGCTAGAGCCGCAGGCTTGGGCGCGTCGTTCCCCGAGCACGCTTGGAAGGCCAGCGCCGCTGCGGCGGCGACGGAAGCGCCACGGAGGCGGGATTTTGGTGGATTCATACGCATGGCAGCACCCTTTCACGCCCTCAAAGACCTGCCGGAATCCGGCTCGGCTCCCCTGACCAATGCCCGCGCGCCCCCGCAAGCACGGCTCGCGCACGCAACACGTCGCCCCGTGCGCGTACGACGCCGAGCCGTGCACGCAAGATCCGCTCGTGAGCGACCAGCACCTCATTCACCGTGACAGCACCGCGCGCGAATGCACTTTCCACCAACGCCGACGTCTCCTCCGCCACGGTCCGGGTCGTCGAAGATATCTCGAAGGCGCGCCACGCGGCATCGGCACGAGCGGCGGCTGCCCGAACCTCGCCTTCGATCCGGTCGCGTGTCGCCAGCTCCTCGGCCGACGCGATCGCGAGCTCGCCTTGGGCGCGCGCACGGTCGGTGTTTCGCTGCTCGAAAACCGGAAGCGGAATCGAGAGGTCGACGGCCGCGACCCACATGCGATGATCGACTCCGTTCAGTCCTGGCGCCGCTCCCGCATCGAGCCGGAGGCCGCCGCGACCGAATACGAGCCTCTCCTGCTTTACGCCCACTGCGACAGTCGGCGTCAACCACACCTCGCGCAGCGCCAGCGACTCCTTTGCCGTCGCCCCTCGCTGTCGGTGCCGGGTCGCCGCAAGCTCCGGACGTCGAACGACGGCGTCGGCAACCAGCGCATCCGCCGAGGCGGCGAGCGGAGCGACCGCGTCGCTGGTGACCGGCTCAATCGCCAACGTTGGCCTACCCGCAAGAGATGCGAGCTCACGGCTCTCTGCTTCGAGCCAACCGCTGTCGCGCGCGAGCTGCGCCTCGACGCGAGTCTTCTCCAGGTCGATGACCGCGAGGTCGATTCGTGTGATTGCGCCTCGCTCGACGAGAGCCGCCGCGCTCACCGAGAGCCGCCTGTACACCTCCGCGACTTGCCGCCCGACTGCGAGCTCTCGCGCGAGCGTGTCGACCTCGAAGAATCGCGCGACGACCTCGGTCTTGAGATCCGCGACTGCCCCAGCGCTGCTCGCCGCCCCTTCGTCGCTCTCGGCGCCGGCGAGATCGCGACGAAGCCCCTGCTGTCCACCCAGCTCGAACGCCTGCTCGATCGCAACGCCGAGGGATCGCTCTCCGTCGTTGTCGAACGGTGCATCCGTCTCGAGGCTCCCGCGCAGCGTGGGGTTGTGACGGAGCAGCTTGTTCGCCGTCCTGACTCCGGCGCGGCTCGCTACCGCTCGTGCCCGCGCGACATGCGCGCGCGGCGCCTCGTTCACGAGGGCGAGCACGCGCTCCAGGGTCATGGGCTCGGCTCGGGCCGTCGTCGCCGCAAGGACGACGGAAACGACGAGTGGAATCGTGAGTGCCCGCTTCGCTTTGAATCGCACGATGTTCCTCATTTTCCGTGGACGAGGCGCCCGAGCTGGGCGCGAAAGGTCGGAGCGTCCCAATCGCGCGCTCCCTCGAAGCGGGCGACGAGGCGGCGTTCGCCGTCGAGCAAGTAGCTATCGGGCAGCATGCTCCCTCCATAGGCCGCGTGGGCCGCGCTCGCAGCGCGCACGACATTCTCGGGTACGCCGCCTTCGAAGAAGCCGCGAATGGAGTCCCAGTCGTCGTCGACGCTGACAGCGATCACCGGGACGCCGTCGGTCAATTTTCCGAATGCGAGGAGCGATGGCAGCTCCTTCCGGCACGGCTCGCACCACGTGGCCCAGAAATGAACGAGCACCGGACCGCCGCCGATTTGCGCGAACGTGCTCGGGGAACCGTCGCCGCGAACCGCAGCCAGCGGCGGCGCGACTTCGCCGACCCGGAGCGGCTGCGAACGTGAGGACGTACGCTTCCGAGCCGAGACGCTCTTGTAAAGCAGCACGAACCCCACTTGCAGCAAACCGATTGCAACGAGCGGAAGGAACCAGCGACGTGCTTCCCGCGTCATCGGTCCAGCTGGGGGTTCGGGGTTAGGGGTGGCGGCCTCACCGAGATGACCGTTGCAAACCGTCGACCCACCGTGTCGTAGAGGACCGGAAGGACGAGAAGGGTGAGCAGTGTCGAGGAGATCAGTCCGCCGATCACCACGGTCGCGAGCGGCCTTTGCACCTCGGCCCCAAGCCCGTATTGAGCGCCATCGGAACGAAGCCAAGGCTCGCGACGAGCGCCGTCATGAGCACCGGCCGCAGACGACGCTCCGCAGCGCCGACCACCGCGTCTCGCAGAGGCACGCCCTGATCGAGCAGGTGGCGAATCGTAGAGACGAGGACCATGTCGCCCAAGACCGCGACGCCGGAGAGCGCCACGAACCCGACCGCGGCCGAGATACTGAACGGCAAACCGCGAATGAACAGCGCCACGACGCCGCCAATCGCCGCGAACGGAACGCCCGTGAATACGCGCAGCGCGTCGATGATGCGCCCGTACGTGAAGTAGAGGAGCGTCAGGATCAGCGCAAGTGCAAGCGGAACGACCACGAACAAGCGCGCTTGTGCGCGTTCGAGGTGCTCGAACTGCCCCCCGAACTGAACGTAATACCCGGCAGGCAGCGAGACCTCGCTGTAGATCCGCTCCTTGGCCTCCTCGACGAACGAACCAATGTCGCGGTCCCGGACGTTCACTTGCACGGCCGCCCGGCGGCGCGCCCACTCGCGGTTGATCGCCAGCGGGCCCTCGATGACTTCGATCTTGGCCAAGCCCGCAAGTGGCAGGCGATCGCCGTTGGCCGCAGTGACCAACACCTTGCCGAGAGCGTCCGGGTCGGTCCGGTACCGATCGTGGAGCCGTAGCGTGATTGGAAATCGACGCTCGTCCTCCTTCAGCTCGCCGACGACGCGCGAGCCCAACGTCTCGACCACGTCGAGCACCGCGCGCGCCGAGATGCCGTGGCGGGCGATGGCGCCGCGGTCGACCTCGACCTGCAGCACGGGTCGTCCCGTCAGCTGCTCGACCGATACGTCGGTGGCGCCGCGAATCGATTTCAAGATCGTGTCGACTTGCATCGCCTTCTCCTTGAGGACGGCGAAGTCGTCTCCGTAGATCTTCACGCCGACATCGGCGCGAATGCCGGCGACCATCTCGTTGACGCGCATTTCGATGGGCTGCGTGGAGATGGCGCGCATGCCGGGAAAAACCGTGAGCTCCTTCTGAACCGCCGCGGCGAGCTCCTCTTGTGTCGAAGCGCGTTTCCAGCGCACACGGTCCGTCAACGTGATGAACACATCGGAGACTTCGAGGCCCATTGGGTCGGTGTTGACCTCCGGCGCGCCTGATCGCGTCCACACGCGCTCGATCTCGTTTGGGAACTTCGTGAGCAGCGCACGTTCGATGTTCAGGCCGATACGGATCGTTTCGTCGGCGGAGACCCCACCGGCGCGGACTGTGTTCACGACGAGCGTGCCCTCCTGAAGGCGAGGCACGAACTCCGTCCCGAGCTGCGTGGCGAGGAACACGGCGTTCCCGAGCAAGACCACCGCTACGCCCAGCACCAGCGCCTTGTGGTCGAGCGCGACTTCGACTCCACGACGGTACGCACTCGCGAGCCGCGCCATGAGCTCGGTTCGCCGCCGTTTGCGGGGACGCTTCAAGAACAGACTGGCAAGCGCGGGGACCAGGGTGACGGAGAGGGCCATCGAGCCGAGGAGCGCGAAAATCACCGTCAGGGCCATCGGGCGGAACAGTTTTCCTTCGACCCCTTCGAGCGCCAGAATCGGCAAGTAGACGATCATGATGATCAGCTCGCCGAACATGGTAGGCCCGCGGACCTCGAGCATCGCAGAGCGAACGACGTCGGTAATCGAGCGATGGCCTTCCGCTTCTTGCGCGAGATGGTGGGACGCGTTCTCGACCATGATCACCGAGCTGTCGACCACCAGTCCGAAGTCGATGGCTCCCAGGCTCATCAAGCTCCCGGCAATTCCGTAGCGCAGCATCATGCTCGACGCGCAGAGCATCGAGAGCGGAATGGCGAGGGCTACGATGAGGCCGGCCCGTGCGCTGCCTAAAAAGGCGAACAACACGGCAACGACGAGGAGCGCCCCTTCGAGAAGATTCTTGCGAACGGTAGCGAGCACTCGATCGACGAGCTCCGTGCGGTCGTAAACGACCGTGGCCTTGATGCCTGGTGGGAGGCTCTTTTGCACTTCCAGGAGTCGATTGCGGAGTCCGTTCGAGACCGCGCGGCTGTTCTCCCCGATGAGCATGAAGCCGAGGCCGAGGACGACCTCGCCTTTGCCGTCGGCGGTCACGGCGGCGCGTCGAATCTCTCTACCCTCGACCACGCGAGCCACGTCGCGCACGTAAATGGGCACGCCATCGCGGGCACCGACAACAGTGTCTTCGATATCTTTGAGCTTCGTGACGATGGCGACACCTTGGACCACCGCCGATTCGCCGGCGCTATCGATGACCCCGCCGCCCACGTTGGCGTTGTTGCGCTCCAGCGCGACGGCGAGCTCGTCGAGCGTCAGTCCCCGCGTGACCAAGTCGGTGGGATCGACGACGACTTGAATCTGACGTTCGTCGCCGCCCCACCCGTTGACCTCCGCCACGCCGGGCACGGAACGAAGCTGCGGTTTCACGATCCAATCTTGCGCCGAACGAAGCTCGTCCAGGCGTTTGCCCTCGCCCGATACGAGGTAGTGAGAAACTTCGCCGAGGCCGGTGGCTACGGGGCCGAGCTGCGGCCGCTCGATGCCGTGCGGCAGCGAAATCGCGACCAGCCGTTCGCTCACGACTTGCCGCGCGCGATAGACATCGACCCCGTCGTGAAAGAGAGCCGTGACCTGCGAGAACCCGAACCGCGATACGGAGCGCACTTCGGCGAGGCCGGGTAATCCGCCAATCGACTGTTCGATGCGCGCGGTGATCTGTCGTTCGATCTCCAGCGGAGAGAGGGCCGGCGCTGCGGTGTTGATCTGTACCTGCGTTGGGGTCGTGTCGGGGAATGCGTCGAGCGGAAGGCGCTGGAACGAGGCGACTCCGAGGATCGCGATGCCCAGCCACGCGAGGACGACCACGAACCGGTGCTTGAGCGAAAGGTCGATGACGCGCGCGAGCATGCTCAGTCCTCTCCGCAGCAGCCGGAGCCGATCGCATCTTTGGAGATTTCGGTCTTCAGCAGGAAGCTGCCGTCATGGGCGACGGTCTCCCCCGGCTTGAGGCCAGTCGCGATTTCGACAGTCGCCCCTTCACGAGCCCCCAACGTCACCCGTCGCGTTTCAAACACGTCCTCGGCAGTGCGGATGAAGACGACGTGCTCGGTCTTCACCCGTTGAACAGCGCCGACCGGCAAGAACGTGCCCGTTCGTGCCTTGCCGCTGAGGATCCGCGCCTTGCCGTACATGTTCGCG contains:
- a CDS encoding helix-turn-helix transcriptional regulator, whose protein sequence is MTSPQMRPPFDSTSAAGAMLMRQVREPVLVGCMLAGLGTSTAYAAPPDMVWRSRRAAPQTTAGAMVPAALPAGGAIGELRRLSGLTWDQLARMFSVSRRSLHFWASGKPMAPSNEEHLQRVLAVLRKIDRGAASANRSALLGVREDGSIPFDLLVAGKYESALSLLGPLLGPGDGRRGTPPRLSEEARAARAPRPPEELVGVLQDRIHPTSGRLLASKPIATTRRK
- a CDS encoding ATP-dependent DNA helicase RecQ; this encodes MARLAAARFGVRSFRPGQRELIEAVLTGHDALGVLPTGGGKSLTYQLPSLVLGKPTVVVSPLIALMKDQCDHMWRAHVDAAELDSTLSADEERQTNAEIRAGEHPLVYVTPERLASDACIEMLKVRGVGLIAVDEAHCVSQWGHDFRPAYLAIAQAAEKLGRPPILALTATATAETANDIAEELQLRNPVIVRKSVVRPNLAFEVRRTVNEMAKCAALEELVEEEPGAGIVYVATVKMADTLFAWLSAARVPVARYHAQMSADAREESRARFMNGNVRVMVATKAFGMGIDKPDIRFVVHYQFPDSIESYYQEAGRAGRDGKPARCVLFYRLEDKRVQTYFLAGRYPRRADIEKVCAALASAPASARARAMSLDELVAATGVGERRVQTIAAEWARLRATREGERERDGDGEGEGEGERERDRENVVDALASSFAARRDRDARKLNAMMHYAQGSVCRARALIAYFGEDGGAECGRCDVCRDGGARG
- a CDS encoding TIGR04255 family protein; this translates as MSVAVDPLVAPPPSEVPLTNAPLVRVIAQLRFPEILSVAQRDFVAPFQEAIRSNYPVLRQEQTPGVILGPAVFAPATPQMAWRFGAADGHWRVSLTPEFLALETTKYVSRSDFFGRLKAVATALDDHIKPAQVDRLGVRYIDRITGAAVDDIARLVRAEVRGITGTIAATHAAHALSESMFEVEDARVLARWGFLPAGATVDPAAIEPATEKSWLLDLDMFSASPMPFVVDEVVERAQHYAERIYTVFRWAVTDEFLVRYGGKP
- a CDS encoding TlpA family protein disulfide reductase; translation: MLLYKSVSARKRTSSRSQPLRVGEVAPPLAAVRGDGSPSTFAQIGGGPVLVHFWATWCEPCRKELPSLLAFGKLTDGVPVIAVSVDDDWDSIRGFFEGGVPENVVRAASAAHAAYGGSMLPDSYLLDGERRLVARFEGARDWDAPTFRAQLGRLVHGK
- a CDS encoding TolC family protein, which produces MRFKAKRALTIPLVVSVVLAATTARAEPMTLERVLALVNEAPRAHVARARAVASRAGVRTANKLLRHNPTLRGSLETDAPFDNDGERSLGVAIEQAFELGGQQGLRRDLAGAESDEGAASSAGAVADLKTEVVARFFEVDTLARELAVGRQVAEVYRRLSVSAAALVERGAITRIDLAVIDLEKTRVEAQLARDSGWLEAESRELASLAGRPTLAIEPVTSDAVAPLAASADALVADAVVRRPELAATRHRQRGATAKESLALREVWLTPTVAVGVKQERLVFGRGGLRLDAGAAPGLNGVDHRMWVAAVDLSIPLPVFEQRNTDRARAQGELAIASAEELATRDRIEGEVRAAAARADAAWRAFEISSTTRTVAEETSALVESAFARGAVTVNEVLVAHERILRARLGVVRARGDVLRARAVLAGARGHWSGEPSRIPAGL
- a CDS encoding nuclease, which produces MGPLYECLDGHIVLTGYAPDGDSIRFLPNDSAPLANLQRSSLIRWSPVSGSVQLRLEGVDAPELHYAAAGQPRGASARDALLGWLGVTDVRCAPDGTTIDSAAPAIVPATILTGAADAHGRVIAYLLRACPSAGARRHRVTPAVLKQTANHVLLAAGHVYPLAYTSQPREHRDMFRATARKARAKRLGVWSDDATARGFDLRGARSVGPRGALIFPKLFRRCIDYFADRVQGFDGSFVDWLSGHGSGGETRPDRVVLRHAANVLLSSLVQQRERHVALTTDLLDLVWVET